The proteins below come from a single Bacteroidales bacterium genomic window:
- a CDS encoding ABC transporter permease: MIKPNVFSWILWLLSGIVLLFIIAPLVQVFLSIHYSDYHKIISDNELHQSLVTTILIGFITSLIFSLLAIPLAYVLARKQFPLKRLIISIIDIPIVIPHTAAGIALLTLFSSKGFFPLNIIDKPIGIGLAMAFVSIPFLIQSAREGFISVPEKLEKASLSLGINYTQTFFKISLPLAWQHIVSGFIMMFARGISEFGAIIIIAYRPTTSSVLLFERFNSFGLSAAQPVAATIIVISLIIFVILRLLASKN; the protein is encoded by the coding sequence ATGATAAAACCCAATGTTTTTAGTTGGATATTATGGCTTTTAAGTGGCATAGTATTATTATTTATTATTGCTCCCTTAGTTCAGGTATTTTTATCGATTCATTATTCTGATTATCATAAAATTATTTCAGATAATGAACTACATCAAAGTTTAGTTACTACGATTTTGATAGGTTTTATTACTTCCTTAATATTTTCGTTGTTGGCAATTCCTTTAGCATATGTGCTCGCTCGTAAGCAATTCCCATTAAAACGCCTTATAATAAGCATTATCGATATTCCTATTGTAATTCCTCATACGGCAGCCGGTATCGCATTATTAACTTTATTTAGCTCCAAAGGTTTTTTCCCATTAAATATCATTGATAAGCCAATAGGCATTGGTTTGGCTATGGCTTTTGTAAGCATTCCTTTTCTTATACAATCTGCCCGCGAAGGATTTATATCAGTTCCCGAAAAGCTCGAAAAAGCATCGTTATCGTTAGGCATAAACTATACTCAAACATTTTTTAAAATTTCGCTTCCATTAGCTTGGCAACATATTGTAAGTGGATTTATTATGATGTTTGCGCGTGGTATTAGCGAATTTGGCGCTATTATTATAATTGCTTATCGTCCTACTACATCGTCGGTTTTGTTGTTTGAACGATTCAATTCTTTTGGTTTATCGGCAGCCCAGCCTGTTGCCGCTACTATTATTGTAATTAGTCTTATTATATTTGTAATTCTTCGTTTATTGGCAAGCAAAAACTAA